A genomic window from Quercus lobata isolate SW786 chromosome 10, ValleyOak3.0 Primary Assembly, whole genome shotgun sequence includes:
- the LOC115962707 gene encoding selenoprotein F: MGSLIYIYTIVLLFAVVPLGIAKEQLSSRECENLGFTGLALCSDCNTLAEYVKDQDLVSDCLKCCTEDSDDSMSKIAYAGAHLEVCMRKLVFYPEIVGFIEEEKDQFPSVKVQYVFNSPPKLIMLDDAGQQKETIRIDNWKREHILQFLREKVKAASAI, encoded by the exons atgggttcgTTGATCTATATCTATACTATAGTATTGCTGTTTGCTGTAGTGCCTTTGGGTATCGCAAAAGAGCAACTGAGCTCAAGGGAATGTGAGAATCTGGGTTTCACGGGACTCGCTCTTTGCTCTGATTGCAATACTCTCGCTGAGTATGTCAAGGATCAAG ATCTGGTATCAGACTGTTTAAAGTGTTGCACAGAGGATTCTGATGATTCCATGAGCAAG ATCGCCTATGCTGGTGCTCACCTGGAGGTCTGCATGAGGAAACTGGTTTTCTATCCTGAAATTGTGGGCTTTATTGAAGAAGAGAAGGATCAATTTCCTTCTGTTAAAGTTCAATATGTTTTCAATTCTCCACCAAAGCTGATTATGCTAGATGACGCAGGCCAACAGAAGGAAACAATAAG GATTGACAATTGGAAACGTGAACATATACTGCAGTTCCTACGAGAAAAAGTTAAGGCGGCTTCCGCAATCTGA